A genomic segment from Helicoverpa armigera isolate CAAS_96S chromosome 10, ASM3070526v1, whole genome shotgun sequence encodes:
- the LOC110372286 gene encoding uncharacterized protein LOC110372286 isoform X1, whose protein sequence is MSTYDDDDDDDIEGGIYENGHWAWDDKQNEMVFRSDLPPRKEEPPQMATAILGSVEFREDIDLVEQQRFRKRIQRKVTDDTDFVTLQDIKDVVLFTAPSKIMKPFVINLLHLSATDRLLRALILFCQYHLQISTVMATRTSELETKIRTPKSDEVELRYLENLEDLRLLVAKEYSNMIQGFGEFAKYHHMGHMKKLRSQIRREGFMFETFIRISIQIVWIALGRKSFSQIELEVHRIFKSQVFNSAEHKLGKGDQFDEITANERNVLVGHCLRKKYKVDLLSPLINEIHCCRKNIDHRIYGLGIVKYPHLSPRLLYMEGALSLPESELLKNDISLGMLGSPRSNFDILLREITYSVDDTSNTSGGKISKSVSRASKPMQRTKSSLAESIQSYKDIDLPPPVDEEELPSEFPTKSYPHRHPEEGQRQKWILKCTRILNKHRAQHFT, encoded by the exons ATGTCAACctatgacgatgatgatgatgacgatattGAGGGAGGTATTTACGAAAATGGGCATTGGGCTTGGGACGACAAACAAAACGAAATGGTATTCAGAAG TGACCTTCCTCCGAGGAAAGAAGAGCCTCCACAAATGGCCACCGCCATTTTAGGATCCGTAGAATTCAGAGAAGATATCGATTTGGTTGAACAG cAACGATTCAGAAAACGTATCCAGCGAAAGGTCACGGACGACACAGATTTCGTCACCCTTCAG GATATAAAGGACGTTGTCTTGTTCACTGCTCCGTCCAAAATTATGAAACCATTTGTAATCAACCTGCTTCATCTTTCGGCTACGGACCGACTACTGCGAGCTCTCATATTGTTTTGCCAATATCATTTGCAG ATTTCAACTGTTATGGCGACGCGTACTTCGGAACTTGAAACAAAAATTCGCACTCCCAAAAGTGACGAAGTAGAATTGCGCTATCTGGAAAATTTAGAGGACCTGCGTTTACTCGTCGCTAAGGAATATTCGAACATGATACAAG gtttCGGAGAATTTGCAAAATATCATCATATGGGTCACATGAAAAAATTGCGGTCCCAAATTAGACGCGAGGGCTTCATGTTCGAGACTTTTATACGAATCAGTATCCAGATCGTATGGATAGCACTAGGTCGGAAATCTTTTAGTCAAATTG AACTGGAGGTCCATAGAATATTTAAGTCGCAGGTATTCAATTCAGCCGAACATAAGTTGGGTAAAGGCGATCAATTTGACGAAATAACAGCCAACGAACGAAATGTACTGGTTGGTCACTGCTTGCGCAAGAAATATAAGGTGGACTTGCTGTCACCTCTGATAAATGAAATACACTGCTGCAGGAAAAATATTGACCATCGAATTTATGGACTTGGAATCGTCAAATATCCACA TTTAAGCCCTCGCCTCTTATACATGGAAGGTGCACTATCTCTGCCGGAAAGTGAGTTACTAAAAAACGATATTTCATTGGGCATGCTGGGATCGCCGAGATCCAATTTCGATATATTACTGAGGGAAATCACTTATTCCGTCGATGACACTTCAAATACCAGCGGTGGCAAGATAAGcaa ATCAGTTTCGAGAGCATCTAAGCCGATGCAAAGAACGAAATCATCCCTCGCGGAATCAATACAATCGTATAAAGACATTGATCTACCGCCACCGGTTGATGAAGA GGAACTTCCAAGCGAATTTCCTACAAAATCTTATCCACACAGACATCCCGAAGAGGGACAGCGGCAAAAATGGATTCTAAAATGTACGCGGATTCTTAACAAACATCGGGCGCAACATTTTACTTAA
- the LOC110372286 gene encoding uncharacterized protein LOC110372286 isoform X2: MATAILGSVEFREDIDLVEQQRFRKRIQRKVTDDTDFVTLQDIKDVVLFTAPSKIMKPFVINLLHLSATDRLLRALILFCQYHLQISTVMATRTSELETKIRTPKSDEVELRYLENLEDLRLLVAKEYSNMIQGFGEFAKYHHMGHMKKLRSQIRREGFMFETFIRISIQIVWIALGRKSFSQIELEVHRIFKSQVFNSAEHKLGKGDQFDEITANERNVLVGHCLRKKYKVDLLSPLINEIHCCRKNIDHRIYGLGIVKYPHLSPRLLYMEGALSLPESELLKNDISLGMLGSPRSNFDILLREITYSVDDTSNTSGGKISKSVSRASKPMQRTKSSLAESIQSYKDIDLPPPVDEEELPSEFPTKSYPHRHPEEGQRQKWILKCTRILNKHRAQHFT, encoded by the exons ATGGCCACCGCCATTTTAGGATCCGTAGAATTCAGAGAAGATATCGATTTGGTTGAACAG cAACGATTCAGAAAACGTATCCAGCGAAAGGTCACGGACGACACAGATTTCGTCACCCTTCAG GATATAAAGGACGTTGTCTTGTTCACTGCTCCGTCCAAAATTATGAAACCATTTGTAATCAACCTGCTTCATCTTTCGGCTACGGACCGACTACTGCGAGCTCTCATATTGTTTTGCCAATATCATTTGCAG ATTTCAACTGTTATGGCGACGCGTACTTCGGAACTTGAAACAAAAATTCGCACTCCCAAAAGTGACGAAGTAGAATTGCGCTATCTGGAAAATTTAGAGGACCTGCGTTTACTCGTCGCTAAGGAATATTCGAACATGATACAAG gtttCGGAGAATTTGCAAAATATCATCATATGGGTCACATGAAAAAATTGCGGTCCCAAATTAGACGCGAGGGCTTCATGTTCGAGACTTTTATACGAATCAGTATCCAGATCGTATGGATAGCACTAGGTCGGAAATCTTTTAGTCAAATTG AACTGGAGGTCCATAGAATATTTAAGTCGCAGGTATTCAATTCAGCCGAACATAAGTTGGGTAAAGGCGATCAATTTGACGAAATAACAGCCAACGAACGAAATGTACTGGTTGGTCACTGCTTGCGCAAGAAATATAAGGTGGACTTGCTGTCACCTCTGATAAATGAAATACACTGCTGCAGGAAAAATATTGACCATCGAATTTATGGACTTGGAATCGTCAAATATCCACA TTTAAGCCCTCGCCTCTTATACATGGAAGGTGCACTATCTCTGCCGGAAAGTGAGTTACTAAAAAACGATATTTCATTGGGCATGCTGGGATCGCCGAGATCCAATTTCGATATATTACTGAGGGAAATCACTTATTCCGTCGATGACACTTCAAATACCAGCGGTGGCAAGATAAGcaa ATCAGTTTCGAGAGCATCTAAGCCGATGCAAAGAACGAAATCATCCCTCGCGGAATCAATACAATCGTATAAAGACATTGATCTACCGCCACCGGTTGATGAAGA GGAACTTCCAAGCGAATTTCCTACAAAATCTTATCCACACAGACATCCCGAAGAGGGACAGCGGCAAAAATGGATTCTAAAATGTACGCGGATTCTTAACAAACATCGGGCGCAACATTTTACTTAA
- the LOC110372350 gene encoding uncharacterized protein LOC110372350, whose amino-acid sequence MADDEDEGVFGGMYEDGHWVWDEQTQALLFVSDLPPKQIENIQIQTKAPTGTIEFRDDVDLIEQIRYRRRYQRKLKPGQADVITLQDVKDIALYTAPINILSPMLINLLHLPTTERFLRALILCCGYYLQIADEMATRMLELTTKVRTPDCEKIENEFRDNLADLRVLVAKEYCIMLIGGADTKKFHHMGPLKKRQSLSDKDARLFETLLRMSVQIVWLALGRKSFNQIELETHRLFKSEIFNAVEHTLKTGYISRMVAAEQAVLLGHCVRHDKKLNTRSPLMNEVFCHRPIDYRLLGLGVVKYPKISSRLKYLRLLVSGPEESMMESAVTLGIIGLPRTQFDTMLRPISLSTEAKSKASIASQSAHSSKSSFKKAAPSLYPPIIIPRKDAHEIYFPPSFPDETEKPYPVSDVQQKRWLNRLTKLLASTTH is encoded by the exons atggcCGATGATGAGGACGAAGGAGTTTTTGGGGGAATGTATGAGGATGGACATTGGGTGTGGGACGAACAGACACAAGCATTGCTGTTTGTGAG TGATTTGCCCCCGAAGCAGATAGAAAACATACAGATACAAACGAAAGCGCCAACGGGCACTATTGAGTTTAGAGATGACGTGGATTTAATAGAACAG ATCCGTTATCGTCGACGCTATCAAAGAAAACTGAAACCAGGACAGGCGGATGTCATTACTCTACAG gaCGTTAAAGATATAGCGTTATACACCGCTCCTATTAATATTCTGAGTCCCATGCTCATAAATCTGCTACACCTGCCGACTACTGAAAGATTTCTCAGAGCCCTCATCCTTTGCTGTGGTTACTATTTACAG ataGCAGACGAAATGGCAACGCGCATGTTAGAGCTCACTACAAAAGTGAGAACTCCGGACTGcgagaaaattgaaaatgaatttcGTGATAATCTAGCCGACCTCAGAGTTTTAGTAGCTAAAGAATATTGTATAATGCTTATTG GTGGAGCTGACACGAAGAAATTTCATCACATGGGTCCTCTGAAGAAGCGGCAGTCATTGTCAGACAAAGACGCACGTTTGTTTGAAACATTACTTCGTATGAGCGTGCAAATTGTTTGGTTAGCACTGGGACGCAAGAGTTTCAATCAGATTG AGCTAGAGACTCATCGGTTATTTAAATCTGAAATATTCAACGCTGTAGAACATACGTTAAAGACTGGATACATATCGCGTATGGTGGCGGCAGAACAAGCCGTTTTACTTGGCCACTGTGTCCGACatgacaaaaagttaaacacTCGCTCGCCGCTTATGAACGAGGTGTTTTGTCACCGGCCCATTGATTACCGTTTATTGGGTCTTGGCGTAGTCAAATATCCAAA GATATCATCCCGATTAAAATATTTGCGCCTGCTTGTCTCTGGTCCAGAAGAAAGTATGATGGAATCGGCTGTAACATTGGGTATTATAGGTCTGCCTAGGACGCAATTTGATACTATGCTACGACCAATTTCGCTATCAACTGAGGCTAAATCTAAAGCTTCTAT AGCGTCACAAAGCGCACATAGTTCGAAGAGTTCCTTCAAAAAAGCTGCTCCATCTTTATACCCACCAATAATAATACCACGGAAAGATGCACATGA GATCTATTTCCCGCCATCTTTTCCCGACGAGACGGAGAAGCCGTACCCGGTCAGCGACGTGCAGCAAAAGCGATGGCTCAACAGACTTACTAAACTGTTGGCTTCTACTACTCATTAA
- the LOC110372339 gene encoding uncharacterized protein LOC110372339, which translates to MSDEDDFGIGGLYENGRWLWDERQKRIVFLSNLRPKVDEFDLYYTQPSGVMEFREDVDIIEQLRYRRYFQRKLEPGQADVIKLQDIKDLVIYTAPVNFLSAKLINMLHTPTGERFLRALILYCGYSIQIEDAMRERDLELEKKVRTPDSDILEEEYRDNLGDLRILVAKEYCTILTGAGDMKPFHHMGPLKKRRSLIEKDARSFETFIRMCVQIVYLSLGRRYFNQIELETHRLLKSEAFNAVGHKSQGRDPKKGHIQEVLLGKCLRHDRQLKLHSPLMNEVFCTRQIDYRLKGLGVVKYPNLTTRLKYLRLAVAGPEEQMATESVIIGIIGMPRARFDTMLRILPTLTPEQKSKSTVLMSRSKQVSSVTKSCTTKQSLHMRTYPDIIIPPKESVETTAPKGFPEDPDDINPVNEVQRRLWQSRFKMMMNLLTQRRKPRR; encoded by the exons ATGAGCGATGAGGACGATTTTGGTATTGGAGGCTTGTATGAAAATGGACGCTGGTTGTGGGACGAAAGACAAAAAAGAATCGTATTTTTGAG TAACCTGCGCCCAAAGGTTGATGAATTTGATTTGTATTACACCCAGCCAAGTGGCGTTATGGAATTCAGGGAAGACGTTGATATAATTGAGCAG ttgcgTTACCGCCGCTACTTTCAACGGAAACTGGAACCGGGTCAAGCTGATGTAATTAAGTTACAG GATATCAAAGACTTGGTCATTTATACTGCACCAGTCAACTTTTTGAGCGCAAAACTTATTAACATGTTACACACGCCGACTGGGGAACGATTTCTTAGAGCGCTTATACTATACTGTGGCTATTCTATTCAG ATAGAAGATGCGATGAGAGAGCGCGATTTAGAGCTGGAAAAGAAAGTAAGAACTCCAGATAGTGACATATTGGAAGAGGAATATCGTGACAATTTAGGAGACCTAAGAATATTGGTGGCTAAGGAATATTGTACTATTCTTACTG GTGCCGGAGACATGAAACCATTCCACCATATGGGTCCCTTGAAGAAACGAAGATCCCTAATCGAAAAAGACGCTCGATCATTTGAAACGTTCATACGAATGTGTGTACAAATCGTTTATTTGTCACTCGGGCGAAGATACTTTAATCAAATCG AGTTGGAAACACATCGTTTATTAAAATCGGAGGCATTCAATGCTGTGGGACACAAATCACAGGGTCGGGATCCGAAAAAAGGCCATATTCAAGAAGTATTACTTGGCAAATGTCTGCGTCACGACCGACAGTTGAAACTTCATTCTCCGCTTATGAACGAAGTCTTCTGCACCAGGCAGATTGATTACAGACTAAAGGGACTTGGAGTTGTCAAGTATCCTAA CCTGACCACTCGTCTAAAGTATTTACGCCTCGCTGTGGCTGGTCCCGAAGAACAAATGGCAACTGAAAGTGTAATAATAGGCATCATTGGCATGCCGCGGGCGCGATTCGACACCATGCTCAGGATCCTCCCGACGCTTACTCCTGAACAAAAATCGAAATCAACTGTCCTGATGAGTAG gtcGAAACAAGTCTCATCGGTGACGAAAAGTTGTACGACGAAACAGTCTTTGCACATGAGGACTTATCCCGACATAATAATACCACCCAAAGAGTCTGTGGA GACTACCGCCCCTAAAGGTTTTCCAGAAGATCCGGACGATATTAACCCAGTGAATGAGGTCCAGCGACGGCTTTGGCAGAGCAGGTtcaagatgatgatgaacctcCTGACCCAAAGGCGAAAACCGCGTCGTTAG